One part of the Roseomonas gilardii genome encodes these proteins:
- a CDS encoding glutamate-5-semialdehyde dehydrogenase — MPDSASAQLADAAREARAAARVLARVPGPARNGALRSAAAALRGRQDAILEANAADLEAAQGLTDAFRDRLTLTPARVGAMAQGLEEIAAQPDPVGRVISEWTRPNGLLIRRVAQPMGVIGMIYESRPNVGADAAGICLKAGSAVILRGGSESLRSARAIHAAIAEGLREAGLPEAAVQIAPSADRAFVGAMLRASGLIDLIIPRGGKGLVTRVMEEARVPVLAHAEGLCHTYVHEAADPAMARAILANAKMRRTGICGATETLLIDAAVAPALLPLLIGDLRALGCEFRADERARAILPELKPATGADFATEWLDAVLSVKVVDGVEDAIAHIARFGSEHTEAIVTQDESAARQFLDGIGSAVGMWNASTQFCDGGEFGFGAEIGIATGRLHARGPVGAEQLCTWRYQVLGNGQTRP, encoded by the coding sequence ATGCCCGACAGCGCCTCCGCCCAGCTCGCCGATGCCGCACGCGAGGCCCGCGCCGCCGCGCGGGTACTGGCGCGGGTGCCGGGGCCGGCGCGGAACGGGGCTCTGCGTTCCGCGGCGGCGGCGTTGCGGGGGCGGCAGGACGCCATCCTGGAGGCCAATGCCGCCGACCTGGAGGCCGCGCAGGGACTGACCGACGCCTTCCGCGACCGGCTGACCCTCACCCCCGCCCGGGTCGGGGCCATGGCCCAGGGGCTGGAGGAGATCGCAGCGCAGCCCGATCCGGTCGGCCGCGTGATCAGCGAATGGACGCGACCGAACGGGCTGCTGATCCGCCGCGTGGCGCAGCCGATGGGTGTCATCGGTATGATCTACGAGAGCCGGCCCAATGTCGGCGCGGATGCGGCGGGGATCTGCCTCAAGGCAGGCTCGGCCGTGATCCTGCGGGGCGGCAGCGAGAGCCTGCGTTCCGCCCGGGCGATCCATGCCGCCATCGCCGAGGGGTTGCGCGAGGCCGGGCTGCCGGAGGCGGCGGTGCAGATCGCCCCCTCCGCCGACCGGGCCTTCGTGGGCGCCATGCTGCGGGCCTCGGGGCTGATCGACCTGATCATCCCGCGCGGCGGCAAGGGGCTGGTGACCCGGGTGATGGAGGAGGCGCGGGTGCCCGTCCTCGCCCATGCCGAGGGGCTCTGCCACACCTATGTCCACGAGGCTGCCGATCCGGCGATGGCGCGCGCCATCCTGGCCAATGCCAAGATGCGCCGCACGGGCATCTGCGGCGCCACCGAAACCCTGTTGATCGACGCCGCCGTGGCGCCGGCGCTGCTGCCGCTGCTGATCGGCGACCTGCGGGCGCTGGGCTGCGAATTCCGCGCCGACGAGCGTGCGCGGGCCATCCTGCCGGAGCTGAAGCCCGCCACCGGGGCGGATTTCGCCACGGAATGGCTGGATGCCGTCCTGTCGGTGAAGGTGGTGGACGGGGTGGAGGACGCGATCGCCCATATCGCCCGCTTTGGCAGCGAGCATACCGAGGCCATCGTGACGCAGGACGAATCCGCGGCACGGCAGTTCCTGGACGGGATCGGCTCGGCGGTGGGGATGTGGAACGCCTCCACCCAGTTCTGCGACGGCGGCGAGTTCGGCTTCGGCGCCGAGATCGGCATCGCCACCGGCCGGCTACACGCGCGCGGCCCGGTCGGCGCGGAACAGCTCTGCACCTGGCGCTATCAGGTCCTGGGCAACGGCCAGACCCGGCCCTGA
- a CDS encoding nicotinate-nucleotide adenylyltransferase, whose protein sequence is MGLLGGSFNPAHQGHEHVARIALRALRLDAVWLLVSPGNPLKPPRGMAPFQQRLASARAIADGAQVIATGIEAKLGYRRTERTLGRLRQRFPNARFVFVIGADNLWQLPRWGGWQRLARHTPLAVLPRPGWTRKALHGKAASVLRHWRRRPGELLAGPPGRHAGWTLIPARENALSSTDLRSNGHHPGWPAGGD, encoded by the coding sequence ATCGGGCTGCTCGGCGGCTCCTTCAACCCGGCGCATCAGGGGCACGAGCACGTGGCGCGGATCGCGCTGCGGGCGCTGCGGCTGGATGCGGTCTGGTTGCTGGTTTCCCCGGGCAACCCGCTGAAGCCGCCGCGCGGCATGGCCCCCTTCCAGCAGCGCCTCGCCTCGGCACGGGCCATCGCCGACGGCGCCCAGGTGATCGCCACGGGGATCGAGGCGAAGCTCGGCTACCGGCGCACCGAGCGTACCCTGGGCAGGCTGCGGCAGCGCTTCCCCAATGCCCGCTTCGTCTTCGTGATTGGGGCGGACAACCTGTGGCAGTTGCCGCGCTGGGGCGGCTGGCAGAGGCTGGCCCGGCACACGCCGCTGGCGGTGCTGCCGCGTCCGGGCTGGACACGCAAGGCTTTGCACGGCAAGGCAGCCTCCGTGCTACGCCATTGGCGGCGACGGCCGGGGGAACTCCTGGCCGGGCCGCCGGGACGGCATGCCGGCTGGACGCTGATCCCGGCGCGGGAAAATGCCCTGAGCTCCACGGATCTGCGGAGCAACGGCCATCACCCGGGCTGGCCCGCCGGCGGCGATTGA
- the greB gene encoding transcription elongation factor GreB, translating into MSATDEDDEDEAPPGMPPGTPFYMTPTGHAALREELRRLWDEDRPKVVEVVSWAASLGDRSENADYQYGKRRLREIDRRVRFLRKRLEKAQVVDPAAQARRDQVFFGATVTYAREDDTEITVTIVGVDETDLSRGRISWVSPVARALLGKRVGDLPRLRTPQGSEEIEVVAIRYPDR; encoded by the coding sequence ATGTCCGCCACCGACGAGGATGACGAGGACGAGGCCCCGCCCGGCATGCCGCCGGGCACGCCCTTCTATATGACGCCCACCGGCCACGCGGCGCTGCGCGAGGAACTGCGGCGGCTCTGGGACGAGGACCGGCCGAAGGTGGTCGAGGTGGTCTCCTGGGCCGCCTCGCTGGGCGACCGCAGCGAGAACGCGGACTACCAGTATGGCAAGCGCCGTCTGCGCGAGATCGACCGGCGAGTGCGCTTCCTGCGCAAGCGGCTGGAGAAGGCGCAGGTGGTCGATCCGGCGGCGCAGGCGCGGCGCGACCAGGTCTTCTTCGGCGCCACCGTCACCTATGCGCGCGAGGATGACACGGAGATCACCGTGACCATCGTAGGCGTGGACGAGACCGATCTCTCCCGGGGCCGGATCAGCTGGGTTTCGCCCGTCGCGCGCGCCCTGCTGGGCAAGCGGGTCGGCGACCTGCCCCGCCTGCGCACGCCCCAGGGTAGCGAGGAGATCGAGGTGGTGGCGATCCGCTACCCCGACCGCTGA
- a CDS encoding 23S rRNA (pseudouridine(1915)-N(3))-methyltransferase RlmH → MLAVGRAKPGPEAALFAQHNARLRPALVLKEFAEGSGSPAEMRRREGEALLAALPDGALAVALDLGGEMPDSEALARLTARWEEAARPLAFLIGGAEGLDPAVLARADHRISLGRLTWPHMLVRGLLAEALFRAQCIRTGHPYHRAWRP, encoded by the coding sequence CTGCTGGCGGTCGGCCGGGCGAAGCCGGGACCGGAGGCGGCACTCTTCGCGCAGCACAACGCCCGGCTGCGGCCCGCCCTGGTGCTCAAGGAATTCGCCGAGGGCAGCGGCAGTCCGGCGGAGATGCGGCGGCGGGAGGGCGAGGCCCTGCTCGCCGCCCTGCCCGACGGCGCCCTGGCCGTGGCGCTGGACCTGGGTGGAGAGATGCCGGACAGCGAGGCGCTGGCCCGGCTGACCGCGCGCTGGGAGGAAGCCGCACGACCGCTGGCCTTCCTGATCGGCGGGGCGGAGGGGCTGGACCCCGCCGTGCTGGCGCGGGCGGACCACCGGATCTCGCTGGGGCGGCTGACCTGGCCGCACATGCTGGTGCGGGGGCTGCTGGCCGAGGCGCTGTTCCGGGCCCAGTGCATCCGCACGGGCCATCCCTATCACCGCGCCTGGCGGCCCTGA
- a CDS encoding GGDEF domain-containing protein, giving the protein MVTKLRASPTRFAGWLLLSAAFAVLAGAVAASMGNRQSLSLEGEMERLRTEGAQARQLTVTLLDSESALRAYALFGLVQDQLRFGRATEVLESGEFRRIASLVDSSQAETGSPPILGPITRIVAARKDILDRLQAGERETVIEEGRRGILQAQGETVRLALERFVRLRATQVEQAARGMQQVQARILVLVMLGAGLCLGALAIAWWQIARHGRAEQAIRREMDVRGAEIRSLLRMSDMLQACQTEQDIRRVVLHTAQEVLPGVPGALYVFNNSRDRLDCTAVWPEGTKLASADHFSPENCWALKRGRPHRHGPGADIPCEHVAPGLAGLEIPMTARGEVYGVMQFGAAVSGLPGAPEPQRDLAVALADGVSMALANLTLREKLRNQALRDSLTGLYNRRFLEEVSERFAGQADRRGSPVAVVMIDVDHFKQVNDRHGHATGDAVLRALAVLIQGDLRRGDVACRYGGEEIVLLMPDCDAENACRRMEEIRERVRALHQGTDTVLPRVTISAGVADMPAHGQTIAMVLKAADEALYTAKQAGRDRVQLARPLKPEGVAEPPRLEIARLK; this is encoded by the coding sequence ATGGTGACCAAACTCCGCGCCTCTCCGACCCGTTTTGCTGGCTGGCTTCTGCTTTCCGCGGCCTTCGCGGTGCTGGCCGGTGCCGTGGCGGCCTCGATGGGCAATCGGCAGAGCCTTTCCCTGGAAGGGGAAATGGAGAGGCTGAGGACGGAAGGCGCGCAGGCCCGGCAACTGACCGTCACCCTGCTGGACAGCGAATCCGCTCTGCGCGCCTATGCGCTCTTCGGTCTGGTGCAGGACCAGCTACGCTTCGGCCGGGCGACGGAAGTGCTGGAAAGCGGAGAGTTCCGCCGCATCGCCAGCCTTGTGGATTCGAGCCAGGCGGAAACCGGCAGCCCACCGATCCTGGGCCCGATCACGCGGATCGTCGCCGCCCGCAAGGACATCCTCGACCGGCTCCAGGCCGGGGAGCGCGAGACGGTGATCGAGGAAGGGCGCCGTGGCATCCTGCAGGCCCAGGGCGAAACGGTCCGCCTTGCGCTTGAGCGCTTCGTCCGCCTGCGCGCCACGCAGGTCGAGCAGGCCGCCCGCGGCATGCAGCAGGTCCAGGCGCGCATCCTGGTGCTGGTGATGCTGGGGGCCGGGCTCTGCCTGGGCGCCCTGGCGATCGCCTGGTGGCAGATCGCGCGCCACGGCCGGGCGGAACAGGCCATCCGGCGGGAGATGGACGTCCGGGGCGCCGAGATCCGCAGCCTGCTGCGCATGAGCGACATGCTCCAGGCCTGCCAGACCGAGCAGGACATCCGCCGCGTCGTGCTGCACACGGCGCAGGAGGTGCTGCCGGGCGTGCCCGGGGCGCTCTATGTCTTCAACAACAGCCGCGACCGGCTGGACTGCACGGCGGTCTGGCCCGAGGGCACGAAGCTGGCCAGCGCCGACCATTTCTCGCCAGAGAACTGCTGGGCGCTCAAGCGCGGCCGCCCGCACCGCCACGGCCCCGGCGCCGACATTCCCTGCGAGCACGTCGCCCCGGGGCTGGCCGGGCTGGAGATTCCGATGACGGCGCGCGGCGAGGTCTATGGCGTCATGCAGTTCGGCGCCGCCGTGTCCGGCCTGCCCGGTGCGCCGGAGCCGCAGCGCGACCTGGCGGTGGCGCTGGCGGATGGCGTGTCCATGGCCCTGGCCAACCTCACCCTGCGCGAGAAGCTGCGCAACCAGGCCCTGCGCGATTCGCTGACCGGACTCTACAACCGCCGCTTCCTGGAGGAGGTGTCGGAGCGCTTCGCCGGGCAGGCCGACCGCCGTGGCAGTCCCGTCGCCGTGGTCATGATCGATGTGGACCACTTCAAGCAGGTCAACGACCGCCATGGCCATGCCACGGGCGACGCGGTGCTGCGCGCCCTGGCCGTGCTGATCCAGGGCGACCTGCGCCGGGGCGATGTCGCCTGCCGCTATGGCGGGGAGGAGATCGTGCTGCTGATGCCGGATTGCGACGCGGAGAACGCCTGCCGGCGGATGGAGGAGATCCGCGAGCGGGTGCGGGCGCTGCACCAGGGCACGGATACGGTGCTGCCCCGCGTCACCATCTCCGCCGGGGTGGCGGATATGCCGGCCCATGGGCAGACCATCGCCATGGTGCTCAAGGCCGCCGACGAAGCCCTCTACACTGCCAAGCAGGCGGGGCGCGACCGGGTGCAACTGGCCCGGCCACTGAAGCCGGAAGGCGTCGCCGAGCCGCCCAGGCTGGAGATCGCCCGGCTGAAATAG
- the rsfS gene encoding ribosome silencing factor has product MATKAPATKATGAKAAAPKPAAATSRKAQVTAGPAATTARTRAPRKKVAPPVLERLVATAVASLEDDKAENVVVLDIATRSSFADRMIVATGLADRQIQAMATHVEEALEKEGVKRIRSETSPDWVLLDAGDLVIHLFKPEARETYAIERMWGPHSPGEEEASPVGEEG; this is encoded by the coding sequence GTGGCGACCAAAGCCCCAGCGACCAAAGCCACTGGGGCGAAGGCAGCGGCGCCGAAGCCGGCAGCCGCGACCTCCCGCAAGGCGCAGGTCACCGCGGGACCAGCGGCGACCACGGCGCGCACCCGGGCGCCGCGCAAGAAGGTCGCCCCGCCGGTGCTGGAGCGGCTGGTGGCCACGGCCGTCGCCTCGCTGGAGGACGACAAGGCGGAGAACGTGGTGGTGCTGGACATCGCCACCCGCTCCTCCTTCGCCGACCGGATGATCGTGGCGACCGGCCTCGCCGACCGCCAGATCCAGGCCATGGCCACGCATGTCGAGGAAGCGCTGGAGAAGGAAGGGGTGAAGCGCATCCGTTCCGAGACCTCGCCCGACTGGGTGCTGCTCGATGCGGGGGATCTGGTGATCCACCTGTTCAAGCCGGAAGCGCGCGAGACCTATGCCATCGAGCGCATGTGGGGGCCGCATAGCCCCGGCGAGGAGGAGGCCTCCCCGGTCGGGGAGGAGGGCTAA